A window from Dioscorea cayenensis subsp. rotundata cultivar TDr96_F1 chromosome 10, TDr96_F1_v2_PseudoChromosome.rev07_lg8_w22 25.fasta, whole genome shotgun sequence encodes these proteins:
- the LOC120270913 gene encoding autophagy-related protein 101-like isoform X2, whose translation MNCEVCQLKELVVEPFEIREVLRCILHTIVFHRALGLVRPKDVDSELFEITYVQCGDAELEKKIEEKIDHFIGWVDKHPNRKSQVCLSFYEVKSKQPTWFSNKIERLHWEEWYVNLHVVNSKGHGKFRQNKAAVDHGENSVEERSSRRAVLETSLRDVLFQIIKFVNERKDHIPQVSNSEVISFPYEITIPRFLLRMAHRHVQKNAADWTSQHA comes from the exons ATGAATTGCGAGGTGTGCCAGCTCAAGGAACTG GTGGTGGAACCATTTGAAATCCGTGAAGTATTGCGTT GTATACTTCATACAATTGTGTTTCACAGAGCTTTAGGCCTCGTTCGGCCAAAAGATGTTGATTCTGAACTCTTTGAAATCACTTAT GTACAATGTGGAGATGCTgagttagaaaagaaaatagaagagaAAATTGACCACTTCATTGGCTGGGTGGACAAGCACCCAAACCGGAAAAGCCAG GTATGCTTGTCTTTCTATGAGGTTAAAAGCAAGCAGCCAACTTGGTTCAGTAACAAAATCGAGCGCTTGCACTGGGAGGAGTGGTATGTAAATTTACATGTGGTGAATTCAAAGGGCCATGGCAAATTCCGTCAGAATAAAGCAGCAGTTGATCACGGAG AAAATTCAGTGGAAGAAAGGAGTTCACGGCGTGCTGTCCTGGAAACCTCACTTCGAGATGTTCTATTCCAAATCATAAAATTCGTCAATGAGAGGAAAGATCACATCCCGCAAGTGTCAAATTCCGAAGTTATATCATTTCCATATGAGATCACAATTCCAAG ATTCCTCCTTCGGATGGCACACCGACATGTTCAAAAGAATGCTGCAGACTGGACATCCCAACATGCTTAG
- the LOC120270913 gene encoding autophagy-related protein 101-like isoform X1 produces the protein MNCEVCQLKELVVEPFEIREVLRCILHTIVFHRALGLVRPKDVDSELFEITYVQCGDAELEKKIEEKIDHFIGWVDKHPNRKSQVCLSFYEVKSKQPTWFSNKIERLHWEEWYVNLHVVNSKGHGKFRQNKAAVDHGENSVEERSSRRAVLETSLRDVLFQIIKFVNERKDHIPQVSNSEVISFPYEITIPSSSDSSFGWHTDMFKRMLQTGHPNMLS, from the exons ATGAATTGCGAGGTGTGCCAGCTCAAGGAACTG GTGGTGGAACCATTTGAAATCCGTGAAGTATTGCGTT GTATACTTCATACAATTGTGTTTCACAGAGCTTTAGGCCTCGTTCGGCCAAAAGATGTTGATTCTGAACTCTTTGAAATCACTTAT GTACAATGTGGAGATGCTgagttagaaaagaaaatagaagagaAAATTGACCACTTCATTGGCTGGGTGGACAAGCACCCAAACCGGAAAAGCCAG GTATGCTTGTCTTTCTATGAGGTTAAAAGCAAGCAGCCAACTTGGTTCAGTAACAAAATCGAGCGCTTGCACTGGGAGGAGTGGTATGTAAATTTACATGTGGTGAATTCAAAGGGCCATGGCAAATTCCGTCAGAATAAAGCAGCAGTTGATCACGGAG AAAATTCAGTGGAAGAAAGGAGTTCACGGCGTGCTGTCCTGGAAACCTCACTTCGAGATGTTCTATTCCAAATCATAAAATTCGTCAATGAGAGGAAAGATCACATCCCGCAAGTGTCAAATTCCGAAGTTATATCATTTCCATATGAGATCACAATTCCAAG TTCGTCAGATTCCTCCTTCGGATGGCACACCGACATGTTCAAAAGAATGCTGCAGACTGGACATCCCAACATGCTTAGCTGA